CGAGGTGGGCTGGATCCCGTAGGTGTCCAGGTGGTTGCGGTTGAGTTCGTAGTGGCCGCCCAGCAGGTCGACCGCCCGCGCCGCGTGCTCCGGCAGGGCCGCGAGGGAAACGCGGTGCCCGGTGTGCGTCTGGATCCGGATCTTCCCAAGGCCGCCGCTCGACAGCAGCCCGTGCACCGTTGCCACCAGCGCCAGGCGGCCGTCCCCGAGGACCCGGCCGCGCAGTGCCCGCGCCCGGTACTCGTGGGCCGCGACGAAGGTGCCCTCCGGGAGAGGCCGCACCGGCTCCCCCTTCGCGGCCGCCTCGGCCTGCTTCTCCCCCTTCTTGTGGGCGCGAATGTCCGCCTGGCGAGCGACCCCGGAGTACTCCTTCACCTCGCCGGTCGTGGTGCTGTAGCGCAGCACGATGCCCGACAGGTGCTTGTAGGCCGTGCCGTGGTGCTCGCTGTACGTCTCCCAGGGCAGCGACAGGTACGAAGTCTCGACCCCCATGACGTCCACGAAATGGTGCTTGCCCTTGGCCCGGAGCTTCTCGGCGCGGGCCTCGACCCACTCGATCTGGAGGGCCAGCGCCGCCTGTGGATCCGCGAAGCGGGCCGGAGTGGACCCGAACAGGTCCTCGATGACCTCCAGCCCGGACGCCTGCACGTCGAAGCGGGCGTGCTCCACCAGGAAACTGCGGCCCTTCACCATGTCCCGCAGCCGCTCCGGTCCCAGGCCCTCGACCGCGTTCTTGACCACGTGCTTGCGCAGCGGGCCGCTCGTCTGCGCGATGACCTGCGCCTGCCCGATCCCGATCTTCCCCTCGTTCAGCAGGGCGCGGGCGTCGTCGCCCAGGTCACGGGACAGCACCAGGCGCTGGTGGACGTGCCGCACGCTGCGCCCGAACCGCAGGGCGATGTCCTCCTCGGACGCCCCCAGGGCCACCATCCCCGCGTAGGCGTCGGCCTCCTCCAGCGGCGAGACGTCGGCGCGGTCCGCGTTCTCGGCCGTCGCCAGCATCAGGGCCTGGAGATCGTCCAGGGGCTGCACCCGGATGGGCACCATGTAGTTCGCCGGGTTGACCCGGCCCTGGTCGGCCAGTAGACGCAGGGCGCGCAGGCGTCGGCCCCCAGCGATCACCTCGTACCCGCCGCCCTCGCCCGTGTTGGCCCGCACGACCAGGTTCTGCATCAGGCCCTGGTGCGCGATGCTCTCGGCGAGTTCGGTCAGCTTGGCCTCGTCGAAGTGCTTGCGGGGGTTCAGGGGGGAGGGGTGCAGCGCGGCGAGGGCCACGTTGCGCACGTCGGCCCCCCGCAGGATGGGTTCCCGGATCTCGGGGAGGGGCTGCGACTCGGGGGTGCTGCGGTCTTCCAGGGCCTCGGTCGTCGGCGCAGCTTCCCCCGTCCGCCGTGCCAGGGCCTTGGCGCACTTCGTGCAGCGGCGGTCGGCGTAGCCGAACAGGTCGCTGCCGATCACCGGGGTGCCCTGGGGCACGTACCGCCCGCACAGGACCTTCTGCCCGTCGCCCCAGTGGGCGAGGTGGGAATTGTTGGGGAACATCCACCCCTCGGCAGAGGCAGGGGCCTCGGGCTGCACCCCCTCCGGCGAGGCCGGGTCCAGGCCCAGGTCCGCGCGGGCATCCTCCGGGTTGGCCCGGCGGTAGACCCGCAGCGCCCCCGCCTGGAAGGTCCGCAGGGTGCCGTGTTCGGCATACCCGCCCGAGATCGGCGAGGCCTCCACCGACTCCCCGCCCACCGCCTTCACGTCGTACTGGCCGGGGAAGGTCTCGGCGTCCACGCAGGTCACCCGGTCGCCCCGGCGCAGCGGCGCCCGCGGCGGGAGGCTGGTCAGGCGGCAGTCGGTGTGGGGGACGTACCGCTCCTCGCCGTTGCGGAAGGTCAGCCGCAGGTCGCCGTTCACGCTGACGGCCGTGCACATGGCCTCGGCGCTCTCGCCCTCGATGCGGGCCACCACGAACGTGGTCGGGTCGTAGCGGGTGGTGAGGCTGATGCCCGCCTCGGCGTAGGGGTCGGGCGCAGGGGCAGGCTTGCGCCCCTTCTTCATGGGCGCGGGAGTGGTCTGGGTCATGAGGAGGTCCTCCAGGCGGACGGGCGAGAGTTGCCCGGCCTCCCGGTACACCCGGGGGCCGTCGTCGAGTTGGATGAGGTGCCGCCCGGTCACGCTGATCTGCACGATCTCGCCGGCGCCCTCGCCGACGACCTGCACGCGCTGACCGGATTCGTAGGCCCGGGCCGTCACCGCCGCACCCGCCCCACCCGGAGCTGTCCCCGCTGCACCGTCGCCCCGGCCCACGCCGCCGCCGCGAGGTCGGTCGCCTCACGCATGGTCAGGCGCTCGCCGGACAGCACGCACAGCGTGTGCAGGGCCGTGGCCAGGTGCCCCGGCGAGGTCACCGTCTCCACCCGCACGCGCTCTCCCAGCCGCACCCGGAAGCGCACCGTCAGCGTCGCCGGGTCCAGGGCCTTCACCGCCGGGAGGGGCCGGGCATAGGCCGGGCGGCGGTACCAGTGCCCGTCCCGGACCAGCAGCGACCCGTCCCACAGCACCAGTCGCCCCTCGCGCTGCGTCTGAGCCAGCAGCGCCTGGGCGTCCTCCCCGGTCCACCCCGCGTGCTGCGCCACCAGCCCCGGCACCTGCGCGAAATCCACCCGCAGGTGCCGCCGCGTCGCCTGCCACCGCACCGGGCGGCGGGCAGGGGCGGGCAGGGTCGCGGTCACAGGTCCTCCCCCGCGCACGCGCTGCA
This DNA window, taken from Deinococcus sp. NW-56, encodes the following:
- a CDS encoding ParB/RepB/Spo0J family partition protein, whose protein sequence is MTARAYESGQRVQVVGEGAGEIVQISVTGRHLIQLDDGPRVYREAGQLSPVRLEDLLMTQTTPAPMKKGRKPAPAPDPYAEAGISLTTRYDPTTFVVARIEGESAEAMCTAVSVNGDLRLTFRNGEERYVPHTDCRLTSLPPRAPLRRGDRVTCVDAETFPGQYDVKAVGGESVEASPISGGYAEHGTLRTFQAGALRVYRRANPEDARADLGLDPASPEGVQPEAPASAEGWMFPNNSHLAHWGDGQKVLCGRYVPQGTPVIGSDLFGYADRRCTKCAKALARRTGEAAPTTEALEDRSTPESQPLPEIREPILRGADVRNVALAALHPSPLNPRKHFDEAKLTELAESIAHQGLMQNLVVRANTGEGGGYEVIAGGRRLRALRLLADQGRVNPANYMVPIRVQPLDDLQALMLATAENADRADVSPLEEADAYAGMVALGASEEDIALRFGRSVRHVHQRLVLSRDLGDDARALLNEGKIGIGQAQVIAQTSGPLRKHVVKNAVEGLGPERLRDMVKGRSFLVEHARFDVQASGLEVIEDLFGSTPARFADPQAALALQIEWVEARAEKLRAKGKHHFVDVMGVETSYLSLPWETYSEHHGTAYKHLSGIVLRYSTTTGEVKEYSGVARQADIRAHKKGEKQAEAAAKGEPVRPLPEGTFVAAHEYRARALRGRVLGDGRLALVATVHGLLSSGGLGKIRIQTHTGHRVSLAALPEHAARAVDLLGGHYELNRNHLDTYGIQPTSGQQDVALFDHLCTLETDDLLFLLSLRVAHSVYEWEDYNLHLQHPLYDHLAGLTDANALIAEEFRLTDEWLKRYPREHLTTLAQEAGLGRAIVEDAPTLKEARARILEHADRLHAEGFVPALVRFSAAD